A single window of Polyodon spathula isolate WHYD16114869_AA chromosome 2, ASM1765450v1, whole genome shotgun sequence DNA harbors:
- the LOC121329546 gene encoding transmembrane protein 33-like isoform X1, translating to MFQKMKRVTEGSAMADAQEERSPPPQTVGSVQFLLANKLETAMWLSRLFTVYCSVLFILPLLGLQEAANFYQRALLANALTSALRLHQRLPHFQLSRAFLALALLEDSCHYLLFSLIFVNSFPVTMSIFPVFLFSLLHATTYTKKVLNAMGPNSMAFVRTFLDKLATNQQNILKFIACNEIFLMPATVFMLFSGQGSLIQPFIYYRFLTLRYSSRRNPYCRTLFTEMRILIEHLTMKPACPVFLRRMFLNSIALISRLAPTGA from the exons ATGtttcagaaaatgaaaag GGTGACAGAGGGTTCAGCCATGGCAGATGCTCAAGAGGAAAGGAGCCCCCCACCACAGACAGTTGGTTCTGTG caATTCTTGTTGGCCAACAAATTGGAGACGGCTATGTGGCTCTCCCGTCTGTTTACTGTATACTGCTCAGTTTTGTTTATTCTTCCTCTACTAGG GTTACAGGAGGCTGCTAATTTTTACCAACGTGCCTTGCTGGCCAATGCTCTTACCAGTGCTCTTCGACTACACCAAAGGTTACCACATTTCCAGCTTAGCCGAGCATTCCTGGCCCTGGCTTTGCTAGAAGACAGTTGTCATTATCTCCTGTTTTCCCTAATATTTGTGAACTCATTTCCAGTTACAA TGAGTATTTTTCcagtctttttgttttccttgctTCATGCTACCACATACACAAAGAAAGTACTTAAT GCAATGGGCCCAAACAGCATGGCCTTTGTGAGGACCTTTCTGGATAAGCTTGCGACAAACCAGCAAAACATTCTCAAATTTATTGCTTGTAATGAAATTTTTTTGATGCCAGCTACAGTCTTCATGCTTTTCAG TGGTCAAGGAAGCTTGATACagccatttatttattacagatttcTAACTCTTCGCTACTCCTCCCGCAGAAACCCATATTGTCG aactcttttcactgagatgaggatcctGATTGAACACCTTACAATGAAGCCTGCCTGCCCCGTGTTCCTAAGAAGAATGTTTCTCAATAGCATTGCCCTTATTAGCCGGTTGGCACCAACAGGGGCATAA
- the LOC121329546 gene encoding transmembrane protein 33-like isoform X2 translates to MADAQEERSPPPQTVGSVQFLLANKLETAMWLSRLFTVYCSVLFILPLLGLQEAANFYQRALLANALTSALRLHQRLPHFQLSRAFLALALLEDSCHYLLFSLIFVNSFPVTMSIFPVFLFSLLHATTYTKKVLNAMGPNSMAFVRTFLDKLATNQQNILKFIACNEIFLMPATVFMLFSGQGSLIQPFIYYRFLTLRYSSRRNPYCRTLFTEMRILIEHLTMKPACPVFLRRMFLNSIALISRLAPTGA, encoded by the exons ATGGCAGATGCTCAAGAGGAAAGGAGCCCCCCACCACAGACAGTTGGTTCTGTG caATTCTTGTTGGCCAACAAATTGGAGACGGCTATGTGGCTCTCCCGTCTGTTTACTGTATACTGCTCAGTTTTGTTTATTCTTCCTCTACTAGG GTTACAGGAGGCTGCTAATTTTTACCAACGTGCCTTGCTGGCCAATGCTCTTACCAGTGCTCTTCGACTACACCAAAGGTTACCACATTTCCAGCTTAGCCGAGCATTCCTGGCCCTGGCTTTGCTAGAAGACAGTTGTCATTATCTCCTGTTTTCCCTAATATTTGTGAACTCATTTCCAGTTACAA TGAGTATTTTTCcagtctttttgttttccttgctTCATGCTACCACATACACAAAGAAAGTACTTAAT GCAATGGGCCCAAACAGCATGGCCTTTGTGAGGACCTTTCTGGATAAGCTTGCGACAAACCAGCAAAACATTCTCAAATTTATTGCTTGTAATGAAATTTTTTTGATGCCAGCTACAGTCTTCATGCTTTTCAG TGGTCAAGGAAGCTTGATACagccatttatttattacagatttcTAACTCTTCGCTACTCCTCCCGCAGAAACCCATATTGTCG aactcttttcactgagatgaggatcctGATTGAACACCTTACAATGAAGCCTGCCTGCCCCGTGTTCCTAAGAAGAATGTTTCTCAATAGCATTGCCCTTATTAGCCGGTTGGCACCAACAGGGGCATAA